Sequence from the Pyxidicoccus xibeiensis genome:
GGCGTTCATCTTCGACGGCGCCGAGCCGCGCCTCGTCGAGGAGCTGCTGGGGCCCACGCTGGACCCGGGCGGTCCGGCCTTCGGCGGCAACTTCTGGGCGGCCCCCTACGCCAACATCCGCAACGCCAACACGCTGCTGGAGGCGCTGGAGAAGGTGCCGGGCGTCTCGGACGAGCGGAAGGAGGGCATCCGCGGCTTCACGAAGACGATGCAGGCGCTGGACTTCCTGGTCGTCATCAACACGCGGGACACGAATGGCGCGCCCATCGACGTGGGCCGGCCCCTGGGCAGCGCGCTGCCGCCCATCGAGGACAAGCAGCGGGTGCTGGCGCACATCGCCACGCTGCTCGACGAGGCCGCGGGACACCTGGCAGCCGCGGGGGGGCAGTTTCCCTTCGCGCTGAGCTCCGGCTTCCGAGGCGATGACCCGAACTCCACCACGGACGACTTCAACGAGCCGGCGACGTTCCTGACGTTCAACCGCGCGGTGAGGGCACGGGTGGCCGTGTACCAGAAGGACTACGGCACGGCGCTGACCGCGCTGAGCCAGTCGTTCCTCAACCCCAGCCGTCCGCTGAGCCGGGGCGTGTACCACGTGTTCTCCACCGACTCGGGAGACCTGGACAACAACCTCAACAGCCGCAACATCTTCGCGCACCCGTCCATCGTCACGGATGCCGACAAGAAGGCGGACGGCTCGGTGGATGCGCGCGTGGCGAGGAAGACGCGGGTCCTGCCACCCGCCAATTCCGGCACCGCGGCGGATGGACGGCTGGCCTCGAACCTGCGCGTCACGCTGTACCCCGACGGCAACGCCAACGTGCCCATCATCCGCAACGAGGAGCTCATCCTCCTGCGGGCGGAGGCCAACATCGGCCTGGGCAACTTCGGCCCGGCCGCGGATGACATCAACTTCATCCGCACCACGTCCGGTGAGCTGCCTGCCCGGACGGACCTGGCGGAGGCCAACATCCTGGACGAGCTGCTCAAGCAGAAGCGCTACTCGCTCTTCATGGAGGGTGGCCACCGGTGGATCGACCTGCGCCGGTACGACAAGCTGGACACGCTCCCCCGTGAGCTGGACCCCAGCTTCGCGCCGCACGCGCGCTTCCCCATCCCCGCCCAGGAGATGGACGCGCGTCAGTAGTCCGCTGCACTGACCGCCGAGCTCCAGGCGCACGGATTCCGCGTGCGCCTGGAGCGAGCCGTCCCCCGCCCTACTCCGGTCGGTCCTCGGACACGTCCAGGCCCTCGAAGGCGCGGCCCAGGGCCACCACGCCCAGCCACACCTCCCCCACCAGCACGGCCGCGGCGGCCACGCCTGCCACGGGCAGCACCCACGGCCCCAGCACGGACGCCAGCGGCAACCCCACCAGCAGCGCCACCACCGCCGCCGGCAGCAGCCCCAGCAGCGTCACCACCATCGTCCCCACCAGCGCCAGGAGCCGCTGGCCCATGGCCTCGAGGCCCCGGGGCCGCTCACCGAGCTCCGCGGGCGGCACCCAGGCCGGGAAGAGCACCACGGCCGCGTTCTGCACGAACAGGCCCGCCAGCGCCACCGCGGGCAGGAACACCGCCAGCGCCACGCCGCCCGGCCACCACCACTCCCCCAGCCGCGCTTCTTCCTCCCCGGGCCCCAGCACCAGCGCCACGCCCAGCA
This genomic interval carries:
- a CDS encoding RagB/SusD family nutrient uptake outer membrane protein — translated: MTIHQTKKAFLALGAALTLGGCGSLDIPDLDNPSLDDFRDNPSPSAVYSAATGLLMGQRVGLAAQNGYIAELGVIGREAFIFDGAEPRLVEELLGPTLDPGGPAFGGNFWAAPYANIRNANTLLEALEKVPGVSDERKEGIRGFTKTMQALDFLVVINTRDTNGAPIDVGRPLGSALPPIEDKQRVLAHIATLLDEAAGHLAAAGGQFPFALSSGFRGDDPNSTTDDFNEPATFLTFNRAVRARVAVYQKDYGTALTALSQSFLNPSRPLSRGVYHVFSTDSGDLDNNLNSRNIFAHPSIVTDADKKADGSVDARVARKTRVLPPANSGTAADGRLASNLRVTLYPDGNANVPIIRNEELILLRAEANIGLGNFGPAADDINFIRTTSGELPARTDLAEANILDELLKQKRYSLFMEGGHRWIDLRRYDKLDTLPRELDPSFAPHARFPIPAQEMDARQ